One genomic window of Tatumella citrea includes the following:
- a CDS encoding entericidin A/B family lipoprotein, with the protein MLCLLTSALNGCNTFHGFGEDVSHLGNAIAKAAN; encoded by the coding sequence ATGCTCTGTTTACTGACATCAGCACTGAACGGATGCAATACTTTTCATGGTTTCGGCGAAGATGTTTCCCACCTCGGCAATGCCATCGCCAAAGCAGCGAACTGA
- the efp gene encoding elongation factor P codes for MATYSSNDFRNGLKIMFDGEPYAIEASEFVKPGKGQAFARVKMRRLLTGKLIEKTFKSTDTAEGADVVDVTLTYLYNDGEFWHFMNNSTFEQLAADEKAVGENGKWLQDQAECIVTLWNGNPITINPPNFIEAEVIETDPGLKGDTAGTGGKPATLSTGAVVKVPLFVQIGEVIKVDTRSGEYVSRVK; via the coding sequence ATGGCAACATATTCTAGCAACGATTTTCGTAACGGTCTTAAAATTATGTTTGATGGCGAACCTTATGCCATCGAAGCGAGTGAGTTTGTTAAACCAGGTAAAGGCCAGGCGTTTGCTCGTGTAAAAATGCGCCGTCTGCTGACCGGTAAACTGATTGAAAAAACATTTAAGTCTACCGACACCGCAGAAGGTGCAGATGTTGTCGATGTTACTCTGACTTACCTGTACAACGACGGTGAATTCTGGCACTTCATGAACAACAGCACCTTTGAACAGCTGGCTGCTGATGAGAAAGCTGTTGGTGAAAACGGTAAGTGGTTACAGGATCAGGCGGAATGTATCGTTACGCTGTGGAACGGTAATCCAATCACCATTAACCCGCCTAACTTTATCGAAGCGGAAGTTATCGAAACTGATCCGGGCCTGAAAGGTGATACAGCTGGTACAGGTGGTAAGCCTGCAACTCTGTCTACCGGTGCAGTGGTTAAAGTGCCACTTTTCGTACAGATCGGCGAAGTCATTAAAGTTGACACCCGTTCCGGCGAGTACGTTTCCCGCGTTAAATAA
- the epmB gene encoding EF-P beta-lysylation protein EpmB: MANIVTLNTPSREDWLHQLAEVVTEPDELLKLLNLEHLPALHAGADARRLFALRVPREFIRRMEKGNPEDPLLRQVITDQEEFIVTPGYSTDPLEEQQSAVPGLLHKYRNRALLLVKGGCAVNCRYCFRRHFPYQDNQGNKRNWRAALDYISQHPELDEIIFSGGDPLMAKDHELDWLISELEAIPHIRRLRIHSRLPVVIPARITDALCRRLAESRLQVILVAHINHANEIDRSLAEAMGRLKRCGVTLLNQSVLLRGVNDNAATLAALSNALFDAGIMPYYLHVLDKVQGAAHFYVSDEQARQIMRQLLTMVSGYLVPKLAREIGGEPSKTPLDLQLRQN, from the coding sequence ATGGCAAACATTGTAACCCTAAATACCCCTTCCAGAGAAGATTGGTTGCATCAACTTGCGGAAGTTGTGACCGAACCTGATGAATTACTGAAACTTTTAAATCTGGAACACCTCCCGGCTTTACATGCCGGAGCTGATGCTCGCCGGTTATTTGCCTTACGGGTACCGCGCGAATTTATCCGGAGAATGGAAAAAGGCAATCCGGAAGATCCGCTGTTACGTCAGGTGATCACCGACCAGGAAGAATTTATCGTCACTCCTGGCTATAGCACCGATCCGCTGGAAGAGCAGCAGAGTGCAGTGCCTGGCCTGCTACATAAGTACCGTAATCGTGCACTCCTGCTGGTAAAAGGTGGTTGCGCCGTTAATTGCCGTTACTGTTTCCGCCGCCATTTCCCTTATCAGGATAATCAGGGTAATAAGCGAAACTGGCGTGCCGCTCTGGACTATATCAGCCAGCATCCGGAACTGGACGAGATCATTTTTTCAGGCGGCGATCCGCTGATGGCTAAAGATCATGAGCTGGACTGGCTGATAAGTGAACTGGAAGCTATCCCGCATATCCGCCGGTTAAGGATCCACAGCCGGTTACCGGTTGTTATTCCGGCCAGAATTACTGATGCACTATGTCGTCGGTTAGCTGAATCCCGGTTGCAGGTGATTCTGGTAGCGCATATTAACCATGCCAATGAGATAGACAGGTCACTGGCAGAAGCCATGGGGCGTCTGAAACGCTGTGGCGTGACATTACTCAACCAGAGTGTGTTATTGCGTGGAGTGAATGATAATGCTGCAACGCTGGCTGCATTAAGCAATGCGCTGTTTGATGCCGGAATCATGCCCTATTACCTGCATGTGCTGGATAAAGTACAGGGTGCCGCTCATTTTTATGTTTCTGATGAACAGGCCCGGCAGATTATGCGCCAGCTACTGACGATGGTTTCCGGCTATCTGGTACCAAAACTGGCACGGGAAATTGGCGGAGAACCCAGCAAAACCCCGCTGGATTTACAACTCAGACAAAACTGA
- a CDS encoding DUF1090 domain-containing protein, giving the protein MKKTLTALSMTLLSLLAINAASAAETCADKRAAIENQMSYARQHNNSFQLSGLQKALDEVNAHCTPESVRHDARKDIKQAEKKLADKKQDLREAEDDLNQAIARGNSSKIKKYQEKVAEKKQDIEKLNRQLNQANHDFKRLN; this is encoded by the coding sequence ATGAAAAAGACATTGACCGCATTAAGTATGACCCTGCTCTCTCTGCTGGCCATCAATGCAGCCAGTGCCGCAGAAACTTGCGCCGATAAACGTGCCGCGATTGAAAACCAAATGAGCTACGCCCGTCAGCATAACAACAGTTTCCAGCTGTCTGGATTGCAGAAAGCACTGGACGAGGTGAATGCTCACTGTACGCCAGAGTCAGTTCGACATGATGCTCGTAAGGACATTAAGCAGGCAGAAAAGAAACTTGCCGATAAAAAGCAGGATTTGCGTGAAGCAGAAGACGACCTGAACCAGGCAATTGCCCGCGGTAACAGCAGTAAAATAAAGAAATATCAGGAAAAAGTGGCGGAGAAAAAACAGGATATTGAAAAACTGAACCGTCAGCTAAATCAGGCAAATCATGACTTTAAGCGCCTGAATTAA
- a CDS encoding DUF4156 domain-containing protein → MRLKISAGLFFAAAMLTGCSSAGNQLTSSGESVRFVDAQPAAQCKFLGTATGEQSNWLSNQGTEGGSSMRGAANDLRNKAAEMGGNVIYGASTPGMSIVSSFVPLATKMSGQIYKCP, encoded by the coding sequence ATGCGTTTAAAAATCTCTGCGGGGCTGTTTTTTGCCGCTGCAATGCTAACGGGATGTAGTTCTGCCGGTAATCAACTAACTTCCAGCGGCGAGAGCGTGCGTTTTGTCGATGCGCAACCTGCAGCACAGTGTAAATTCCTGGGAACCGCTACCGGAGAGCAGAGTAACTGGCTGTCTAATCAGGGCACCGAAGGTGGAAGCTCCATGCGTGGTGCGGCCAACGATTTGCGTAACAAAGCTGCCGAAATGGGTGGTAACGTGATTTATGGTGCCAGCACTCCTGGAATGTCTATTGTTTCCAGTTTTGTGCCACTGGCGACCAAAATGTCTGGCCAGATTTATAAGTGTCCTTAA
- the groL gene encoding chaperonin GroEL (60 kDa chaperone family; promotes refolding of misfolded polypeptides especially under stressful conditions; forms two stacked rings of heptamers to form a barrel-shaped 14mer; ends can be capped by GroES; misfolded proteins enter the barrel where they are refolded when GroES binds) — translation MAAKDVKFGSDARVKMLRGVNVLADAVKVTLGPKGRNVVLDKSFGAPTITKDGVSVAREIELEDKFENMGAQMVKEVASKANDAAGDGTTTATVLAQSIVNEGLKAVAAGMNPMDLKRGIDKAVVAAVEKLKALSVPCSDSKAVAQVGTISANSDESVGTLIAQAMEKVGKEGVITVEEGTGLQDELDVVEGMQFDRGYLSPYFINKPETGSVELEQPFILLADKKISNIRELLPVLEAVAKAGKPLLIIAEDVEGEALATLVVNTMRGIVKVSAVKAPGFGDRRKAMLQDIAILTGGTVISEEIGMELEKATLEDLGQAKRVVINKDTSTIIDGIGEESAIKGRVTQIRQQIEEATSDYDKEKLQERVAKLAGGVAVLKVGAATEVEMKEKKARVEDALHATRAAVEEGVVAGGGVALVRVAAQISGLTGQNEDQNVGIRVALRAMEAPLRQIVANAGEEPSVVADKVKNGEGNFGYNAATEEYGNMIDFGILDPTKVTRSALQYAASVAGLMITTECMVTDLPKDDKADLGAAGGMGGMGGMGGMM, via the coding sequence ATGGCAGCTAAAGACGTAAAATTTGGTAGTGACGCGCGTGTGAAAATGCTGCGCGGTGTGAACGTACTGGCAGATGCAGTAAAAGTTACCCTGGGCCCGAAAGGCCGTAACGTGGTTCTGGATAAATCTTTTGGTGCACCGACCATCACTAAAGATGGTGTTTCTGTTGCCCGTGAAATCGAACTGGAAGACAAGTTCGAAAACATGGGAGCCCAGATGGTTAAAGAAGTAGCTTCTAAAGCTAACGACGCTGCCGGTGACGGTACTACCACTGCAACCGTTCTGGCTCAGTCTATCGTTAACGAAGGTCTGAAAGCAGTTGCTGCGGGTATGAACCCAATGGATCTGAAGCGCGGTATCGACAAAGCGGTTGTCGCTGCAGTTGAGAAACTGAAAGCACTGTCAGTTCCTTGCTCAGACTCTAAAGCAGTAGCTCAGGTTGGTACTATCTCTGCAAACTCTGACGAGTCTGTAGGTACCCTGATTGCTCAGGCGATGGAAAAAGTTGGTAAAGAAGGTGTTATCACCGTTGAAGAAGGTACCGGCCTGCAGGACGAGCTGGACGTGGTTGAAGGTATGCAGTTCGACCGTGGTTACCTGTCTCCTTACTTCATCAACAAGCCAGAAACAGGTTCTGTTGAACTGGAGCAGCCATTCATTCTGCTGGCTGACAAAAAAATCTCTAACATCCGCGAACTGCTGCCAGTTCTGGAAGCGGTAGCTAAAGCAGGTAAACCTCTGCTGATCATCGCTGAAGATGTTGAAGGCGAAGCGCTGGCGACTCTGGTAGTTAACACCATGCGTGGCATCGTTAAAGTTTCTGCGGTTAAAGCTCCTGGCTTTGGTGACCGTCGTAAAGCAATGCTGCAGGATATCGCTATCCTGACCGGTGGTACTGTTATCTCTGAAGAGATCGGTATGGAACTGGAAAAAGCTACCCTGGAAGATCTGGGTCAGGCAAAACGCGTTGTGATTAACAAAGATACCAGCACCATCATCGATGGTATTGGTGAAGAATCTGCTATCAAAGGCCGCGTTACTCAGATCCGTCAGCAGATCGAAGAAGCGACCTCTGATTACGACAAAGAAAAACTGCAGGAACGTGTTGCTAAACTGGCCGGCGGTGTTGCTGTGCTGAAAGTTGGCGCTGCGACTGAAGTTGAAATGAAAGAGAAAAAAGCCCGCGTTGAAGATGCCCTGCACGCAACCCGTGCTGCGGTAGAAGAAGGTGTTGTTGCTGGTGGTGGTGTGGCGCTGGTTCGTGTGGCTGCACAGATCTCTGGCCTGACCGGTCAAAACGAAGACCAGAACGTGGGTATTCGTGTTGCTCTGCGCGCGATGGAAGCTCCACTGCGTCAGATCGTTGCTAACGCCGGTGAAGAACCTTCTGTAGTTGCAGACAAAGTGAAAAACGGTGAAGGTAACTTCGGTTACAACGCTGCAACTGAAGAATACGGCAATATGATCGACTTCGGTATCCTGGACCCAACTAAAGTTACCCGTTCTGCACTGCAGTACGCAGCTTCTGTTGCTGGTCTGATGATCACCACCGAATGTATGGTGACTGATCTGCCTAAAGATGACAAAGCTGACTTAGGTGCTGCCGGCGGTATGGGGGGCATGGGCGGCATGGGCGGCATGATGTAA
- a CDS encoding co-chaperone GroES: MTIRPLHDRVIVKRKEVEAKSAGGIVLTGSAAGKSTRGEVLAVGNGRILESGEVKPLDVKVGDVVIFNEGYGAKTEKIDNQEVLIISENDILAVVTE, from the coding sequence ATGACAATTCGTCCATTGCACGATCGCGTTATCGTCAAGCGTAAAGAAGTAGAAGCTAAATCTGCTGGCGGCATCGTTCTGACCGGTTCTGCTGCGGGTAAATCTACCCGTGGTGAAGTGCTGGCCGTAGGCAATGGCCGCATCCTTGAAAGCGGCGAAGTTAAACCACTGGATGTGAAAGTGGGTGATGTTGTGATTTTCAACGAAGGTTACGGCGCTAAAACTGAGAAAATTGATAATCAGGAAGTCCTGATCATCTCAGAAAACGATATCCTGGCCGTTGTGACAGAGTAA
- a CDS encoding FxsA family protein has protein sequence MRWLPFILFFLLAWIEISIFIQVAHVIGVLLTLILVIFTSAIGISLVKNQGMKNFMLLQEKLARQENPAAEMIRSVSLIISGFLLVLPGFFTDFLGLLLLLPPVQKHLTLKVMPYLKVWRGGPGGAANDSGFTVEGEFERKSQDVIEHQDDSSPRKP, from the coding sequence GTGCGCTGGTTACCGTTTATTCTCTTTTTTCTGCTCGCCTGGATCGAAATTTCGATATTTATCCAGGTCGCTCATGTGATTGGCGTCCTGCTGACGCTGATACTGGTGATTTTCACCTCCGCAATCGGTATTTCCCTGGTCAAAAATCAGGGGATGAAAAATTTTATGTTGTTGCAGGAGAAACTGGCCCGTCAGGAAAACCCTGCGGCTGAGATGATAAGAAGTGTGTCATTGATCATTTCCGGCTTCTTACTGGTTTTACCGGGCTTCTTTACCGATTTCCTGGGGCTGTTGCTGTTGCTGCCTCCGGTTCAGAAACACCTGACCCTGAAAGTTATGCCGTATCTGAAAGTGTGGCGGGGTGGTCCCGGTGGTGCGGCCAATGACAGTGGCTTCACCGTTGAAGGAGAGTTTGAGCGTAAGTCGCAGGATGTGATTGAACATCAGGACGACAGTTCTCCACGGAAACCTTAA
- the aspA gene encoding aspartate ammonia-lyase has translation MANNIRIEEDLLGMREVPADAYYGIHTLRAIENFYISSNKISDIPEFVRGMVMVKKAAAMANRELQTIPHSIADTLIRACDEVLNNGTCMDQFPVDVYQGGAGTSVNMNTNEVLANIGLELMGHNKGEYQYLNPNDHVNMCQSTNDAYPTGFRIAVYNSLLKLVDAINSLADGFQRKSEEFKTILKMGRTQLQDAVPMTLGQEFKAFSVLLREETRSILRTGELLLEVNLGATAIGTRLNTPDGYQPLAVKYLAEVSRLPVVAAEDLIEATSDCGAYVMVHSSLKRLAVKLSKICNDIRLLSSGPRAGLNEINLPQLQAGSSIMPAKVNPVVPEVVNQVCFKVIGNDTTVTMAAEAGQLQLNVMEPVIGQALFESISILSNACFNLLEKCVTGITANQKICESYVFNSIGIVTYLNPYIGHHNGDIVGKICAETGKSVREVVLERGLLTDEQLDDIFSVENLMHPVYKAKRYTEDNE, from the coding sequence ATGGCTAACAATATTCGTATCGAAGAAGACCTGCTCGGCATGCGTGAAGTTCCGGCGGATGCCTATTACGGAATTCATACGTTACGTGCAATTGAAAACTTTTACATCAGCAGTAATAAAATCAGTGACATCCCTGAATTTGTCCGTGGCATGGTGATGGTGAAGAAAGCTGCAGCCATGGCCAACCGTGAATTGCAAACCATCCCCCACAGCATTGCTGATACGTTGATCAGAGCCTGTGATGAAGTGCTGAATAATGGCACCTGCATGGACCAGTTCCCGGTAGATGTTTATCAGGGCGGTGCGGGAACCTCGGTAAATATGAATACCAATGAGGTGCTGGCTAATATTGGCCTGGAGCTGATGGGGCATAATAAAGGCGAATATCAATACCTTAACCCTAACGATCACGTCAATATGTGTCAGTCAACCAACGACGCATACCCGACAGGATTTCGTATTGCGGTGTATAATTCACTGTTGAAACTGGTGGATGCTATTAATTCGCTGGCCGATGGTTTTCAGCGCAAATCAGAAGAATTCAAAACCATCCTGAAAATGGGTCGTACCCAGCTTCAGGATGCAGTACCTATGACTCTCGGCCAGGAATTTAAGGCTTTCAGCGTACTGCTGAGAGAAGAGACCCGCAGTATTCTGCGTACCGGTGAACTGCTACTGGAAGTGAACCTCGGAGCAACCGCTATTGGTACCCGTCTGAACACGCCAGACGGTTATCAGCCACTGGCCGTCAAATATCTGGCCGAAGTCAGCCGCCTGCCGGTTGTGGCCGCCGAAGACCTGATTGAAGCGACTTCCGATTGCGGCGCCTATGTCATGGTCCACTCATCGCTGAAACGACTGGCGGTAAAACTGTCGAAAATCTGTAATGATATCAGGCTGTTATCTTCTGGTCCCCGTGCCGGTCTGAACGAGATTAACCTGCCGCAGTTACAGGCCGGTTCATCAATTATGCCAGCTAAAGTAAACCCGGTAGTGCCGGAAGTCGTCAACCAGGTCTGCTTTAAAGTGATTGGTAATGACACTACTGTGACCATGGCAGCAGAAGCCGGGCAGTTGCAGCTGAATGTGATGGAACCTGTCATCGGTCAGGCACTGTTTGAGTCCATCAGCATTCTGAGCAACGCCTGCTTTAACCTGCTGGAAAAATGCGTCACCGGCATTACGGCTAACCAGAAAATCTGTGAGTCATACGTATTCAACTCTATCGGTATCGTGACCTATCTGAACCCGTATATCGGCCATCACAATGGTGATATCGTCGGGAAAATTTGTGCTGAAACCGGTAAGAGTGTTCGTGAAGTCGTGCTCGAACGCGGGCTGCTGACGGATGAGCAGCTGGATGATATTTTCTCGGTAGAAAACCTGATGCACCCGGTGTATAAAGCCAAACGTTATACCGAAGATAACGAGTAA
- the cutA gene encoding divalent cation tolerance protein CutA → MNPSSAIIVLCTTPDKVTATALARLALRHKLAACVNILPGITSMYCWQDQLECSEEVQLIFKSDTEHQQDLLSLLKQAHPYDVPELLVIPVQHGDSEYLSWLHASLA, encoded by the coding sequence ATGAATCCATCTTCTGCCATTATTGTGTTATGCACCACCCCCGATAAAGTGACAGCAACGGCTCTGGCCCGTCTGGCCTTACGCCACAAACTTGCTGCATGCGTTAATATTCTGCCCGGTATTACCTCAATGTATTGCTGGCAGGATCAGCTGGAATGTTCCGAAGAAGTACAACTGATTTTTAAAAGTGATACGGAGCATCAACAGGACTTACTGTCACTGCTGAAACAGGCCCATCCTTATGATGTCCCTGAATTGCTGGTGATCCCTGTACAACACGGAGATAGTGAATACTTGTCATGGTTGCACGCCTCACTCGCCTGA
- a CDS encoding protein-disulfide reductase DsbD, with translation MVARLTRLILLALTLFSLQAQAGLFDNGSSPHFVTVNQAFGFDFSQNNNKVLLSWKVKSGYYLYRQQISITGSNADIAGIAMPPGQPHEDEFFGKSQIFPQDLQVPVTLKSTRPGATLKVSYQGCAAAGFCYPPETREIPLSQISATGSEASTTAAATQAPVPEPQSGTAVSRLPFSPLWALLIGIGIAFTPCVLPMYPLISAIILGGRRDVRASRILLLAFVYVQGMAVTYTLMGIIVAAAGLRFQAALQSSVILLTLSAVFILLALSMFGLFSLQLPSSLQTRLALWSNRQQGGSLSGVFLMGALAGLICSPCTTAPLSAILLYIAQSGNMLAGGGTLYLYALGMGLPLIIVTVFGNKLLPKSGPWMQSVKEGFGFVILALPVFLIDRVAGDLWGMRLWSLLGVAFFGWAFALSLKSPKGWMRVLQIVWLLAALVAARPLQDWAFATPGGTVSQAPTLPFHNINTVSELQQQLGQAQGKITMVDLYADWCVACKEFEKYTFTDPQVRQEFGQFRLVQANVTANSAQDNALLTHLNVLGLPTLLFFDANGHEIPDSRVTGYMNASEFLAHLRKLRAE, from the coding sequence ATGGTTGCACGCCTCACTCGCCTGATTTTACTGGCACTGACACTTTTCAGCCTGCAAGCGCAGGCAGGCTTATTCGATAACGGATCATCGCCACATTTTGTGACGGTGAATCAGGCTTTTGGTTTCGACTTTAGCCAGAATAACAACAAGGTATTGCTGAGCTGGAAGGTGAAATCGGGTTATTACCTGTATCGCCAGCAAATAAGTATCACCGGCAGCAATGCAGATATTGCCGGTATTGCCATGCCCCCCGGACAGCCTCATGAAGATGAATTCTTCGGCAAAAGTCAGATTTTCCCTCAGGATTTACAGGTCCCTGTTACGCTGAAAAGCACCCGCCCTGGTGCGACTCTGAAAGTCAGTTATCAGGGGTGTGCGGCTGCCGGATTCTGTTATCCGCCAGAAACCCGTGAAATCCCGTTATCGCAGATTAGCGCAACAGGTTCCGAAGCTTCGACAACAGCGGCTGCCACACAGGCCCCCGTACCGGAACCACAAAGTGGCACGGCAGTATCCCGGTTGCCATTTTCACCGTTATGGGCGTTGCTGATCGGTATTGGTATTGCGTTTACCCCCTGTGTACTGCCGATGTATCCGCTAATTTCGGCGATCATTCTTGGCGGGCGCCGTGATGTCAGAGCCTCGAGAATTCTGTTGCTGGCCTTCGTCTATGTGCAGGGCATGGCTGTGACCTATACGCTGATGGGTATTATTGTCGCCGCCGCCGGACTACGTTTTCAGGCTGCACTACAAAGCTCGGTAATATTGCTGACCTTATCCGCGGTATTTATCCTGCTGGCCTTATCGATGTTTGGGCTGTTTTCACTGCAACTGCCCTCCTCACTGCAAACCCGGCTGGCACTCTGGAGCAACCGGCAGCAAGGCGGTTCGCTGAGCGGAGTCTTCCTGATGGGAGCTTTAGCTGGCTTAATTTGTTCACCCTGCACCACAGCACCGCTGAGCGCCATCCTGCTCTATATCGCCCAGAGCGGTAACATGCTGGCCGGCGGAGGCACCCTGTATCTTTATGCTCTGGGTATGGGACTGCCGTTAATTATCGTGACTGTGTTTGGCAATAAACTGCTGCCAAAAAGCGGACCGTGGATGCAGTCGGTAAAAGAAGGTTTTGGCTTTGTTATCCTGGCGCTGCCGGTATTTCTGATTGACCGTGTCGCCGGAGATCTCTGGGGAATGAGACTCTGGAGCCTGTTAGGCGTGGCATTTTTTGGCTGGGCATTTGCACTCAGCCTGAAAAGTCCAAAAGGCTGGATGCGGGTATTGCAGATTGTCTGGTTGCTGGCAGCCCTGGTGGCCGCCCGTCCTTTACAGGACTGGGCATTTGCCACCCCGGGCGGAACAGTATCACAGGCCCCGACTCTGCCGTTCCATAACATCAACACGGTTTCTGAACTGCAGCAGCAACTCGGTCAGGCTCAGGGAAAAATCACCATGGTTGATTTATATGCTGACTGGTGTGTAGCCTGTAAAGAGTTCGAAAAATATACCTTTACCGACCCGCAGGTGCGACAGGAGTTTGGTCAGTTCCGGCTGGTGCAGGCAAATGTTACAGCCAACAGTGCGCAGGATAACGCCCTGCTGACACATCTGAATGTGCTGGGACTGCCGACATTGCTGTTTTTTGATGCCAACGGACATGAAATTCCTGATTCACGGGTCACCGGCTATATGAACGCCAGCGAGTTTTTGGCACATCTGCGAAAGCTACGCGCTGAATAA
- the dicD gene encoding division control transcriptional repressor DicD produces the protein MSQEQVHEQILLILEQQGLAAAGSLKQQLQDRGTTADEALSEEILLRDALEFHGRQIGEWREQIEQNAELSQIQKLLMRYTLLEEHVRRGRFPGCLFIAACSIFPAPHHPIHQVAEQQKQASWQYTHQHLTALELDNPTMVADQLELVLEGCLSKLLVKRNLQDIATARRLAEDILQMALCRQNGALS, from the coding sequence GTGTCTCAGGAACAAGTACATGAGCAGATACTACTCATTCTGGAGCAACAGGGCCTTGCTGCGGCCGGTAGCCTGAAGCAACAATTGCAGGACCGTGGCACCACCGCCGACGAAGCACTCTCAGAAGAGATATTGCTGCGGGATGCACTGGAGTTTCACGGCCGTCAGATAGGCGAATGGCGGGAGCAAATTGAACAGAATGCTGAACTGAGCCAGATTCAGAAATTACTGATGCGTTACACCCTGCTGGAAGAGCATGTCCGGCGCGGTCGTTTCCCCGGCTGCCTGTTTATTGCCGCCTGCAGCATTTTTCCTGCTCCTCATCATCCGATTCATCAGGTAGCTGAGCAGCAAAAACAAGCCTCATGGCAATACACTCACCAGCATCTGACTGCGCTGGAGCTGGATAACCCAACCATGGTGGCCGATCAACTGGAACTGGTGCTGGAAGGCTGTCTGAGCAAATTGCTGGTAAAACGTAACCTGCAGGATATCGCCACTGCCCGACGGTTAGCCGAAGATATTCTGCAAATGGCATTATGCCGGCAGAACGGCGCCCTCAGCTGA
- a CDS encoding phosphodiesterase codes for MADTQFTLVQISDLHIKAAGQLTYKVVDTYHALQQVTEQINRMVPAADAVVITGDLTDFGRDDEYRQVRQLLDTLQMPWFAIPGNHDDRQAFCRAFADKSWCPVPTPALNWVNDDYPLRLIGLDSSIPGKPGGRLDTQTLLWLEQVLQQAPDKPTMVMLHHPPFVSGIGHMDRQRLENPDELQKIISRHPQVIRLLCGHVHRYMVSTLGNTLVCTAPGTSHQVAPDFSAGGAACFVLEPAGFLVHRWQASQPLVTHYLPVGNYPGPWPFYDENGQLID; via the coding sequence ATGGCAGACACTCAATTTACCCTGGTGCAGATCAGTGATTTACATATAAAAGCAGCCGGTCAGCTAACCTATAAAGTTGTCGATACCTATCATGCGTTGCAACAGGTTACTGAGCAAATTAACCGGATGGTCCCTGCAGCAGATGCTGTGGTAATCACCGGGGATTTAACCGATTTTGGACGCGATGATGAATATCGCCAGGTGCGCCAACTGCTGGATACATTACAAATGCCGTGGTTTGCGATTCCGGGGAATCATGATGACCGACAGGCGTTTTGTCGTGCTTTTGCTGATAAGTCATGGTGCCCGGTTCCGACTCCGGCACTGAACTGGGTGAACGACGATTATCCGTTACGGCTGATTGGCCTGGATTCATCCATTCCGGGGAAGCCCGGCGGAAGGCTTGATACGCAGACATTGCTCTGGCTGGAGCAGGTGTTACAACAGGCGCCAGATAAGCCAACAATGGTCATGCTACATCATCCGCCGTTTGTTAGCGGAATAGGTCATATGGATCGTCAGCGTCTGGAAAACCCTGATGAATTGCAGAAGATTATTAGCAGACACCCGCAGGTGATTCGTCTGCTGTGCGGCCATGTTCATCGCTATATGGTCAGCACTCTTGGGAACACTCTGGTATGTACAGCACCCGGGACATCTCATCAGGTTGCGCCGGATTTCAGTGCTGGCGGGGCTGCCTGTTTTGTACTGGAACCTGCAGGCTTTCTGGTACACCGCTGGCAGGCGTCACAGCCACTGGTGACCCATTATCTGCCGGTTGGAAACTATCCGGGACCCTGGCCATTTTACGATGAGAATGGACAGTTAATTGATTAA